One window from the genome of Spirochaeta isovalerica encodes:
- the ppk1 gene encoding polyphosphate kinase 1, with amino-acid sequence MEQFRNKEVSWLSFNGRVLQEAADPSVPLADRIKFLGIYSNNLDEFFRVKVAGLIHMVKLERIDPELIGGSDPQSVLDEIAEIVKRQRARFEELINCVVEELKTEKIIIKRYTELSAEQEIFVQEYFNKKVRSHIFPMVLDFRYKFPKLKDQVLYLAVELHLKQRGKKYSIIEIPTKILPRFVKLPTESGEDHIIFIDEIVRFGLPSIFRMLNLKEYHSYNIKVTNDAGLDLEDDLETSYVSKINKSLKKRKQGPLVRFVYDNTIPDEMFRLIHSKMKLGKTQFLTPGGRYHYIKDFTQLPSMTLLKEEKRHNQLRHPALLGKNRILGVLKKQDLLLHFPYHSYETIIDFLREASIDPNVESISITLYRVARYSSIVNALINALRNRKAVTVIVELQARFDEKSNIFWAEKLKEEGANVIFGFSGMKVHSKLCLVTRRNRKRELEYYSTIGTGNFNEDTARLYTDTYLLTGSREIGKEVESVFAFLIRSYYIKAPEYLLLSPVTNRTGITACIEREKQNALEGKQAFIYIKMNNFADVDMGEALLQAAEAGVRVKMLVRGMFTLQLDGKRGGGNIEARSIVDKYLEHSRYLIFCNGGDEKVYITSSDLQPRNLDRRVEVSCPILHKKLRREIIDIFEIYWRDNVKARILDYSLANKYVSEQGDTPFRAQDEIYRFLSGNTES; translated from the coding sequence ATGGAGCAGTTTCGAAACAAGGAGGTCAGCTGGCTTTCCTTTAACGGGAGGGTTCTGCAGGAAGCGGCCGATCCTTCGGTCCCTCTGGCCGACCGCATTAAATTTCTGGGTATTTATTCCAACAACCTCGATGAGTTTTTCCGGGTTAAAGTCGCCGGTCTTATCCACATGGTAAAACTGGAGCGGATCGATCCCGAACTGATAGGCGGGTCTGATCCCCAATCGGTACTGGATGAGATCGCCGAAATTGTCAAAAGGCAGCGTGCCCGTTTCGAAGAACTCATCAATTGCGTAGTCGAAGAGCTGAAGACTGAAAAAATCATAATCAAGCGCTATACAGAGTTATCCGCCGAACAGGAGATCTTCGTTCAGGAATACTTCAACAAAAAAGTTCGCTCTCATATTTTTCCCATGGTTCTGGATTTCCGGTATAAGTTTCCCAAGCTCAAAGACCAGGTTTTATATCTCGCCGTAGAGCTTCATCTGAAACAGCGGGGAAAGAAGTACAGTATTATAGAAATCCCCACGAAAATTCTCCCCCGCTTTGTAAAGCTCCCAACGGAAAGCGGTGAAGATCATATCATTTTCATTGATGAAATTGTGCGTTTCGGTCTTCCTTCCATTTTCAGGATGCTGAATCTCAAAGAGTATCACTCCTACAATATCAAAGTCACCAATGATGCGGGGCTCGATCTGGAAGACGATCTGGAGACCAGCTATGTCAGTAAAATCAACAAGAGCCTCAAGAAGAGAAAACAGGGGCCTCTGGTCCGCTTCGTTTACGATAATACCATACCCGATGAAATGTTCCGCCTGATCCATTCGAAGATGAAACTGGGAAAAACTCAGTTTCTCACACCGGGCGGACGGTATCATTATATCAAGGATTTCACGCAATTGCCTTCCATGACCTTACTGAAAGAGGAAAAGCGGCATAATCAGTTGAGGCATCCCGCTCTCTTGGGCAAAAACAGGATTCTCGGCGTATTGAAAAAGCAGGACCTGCTGCTTCACTTTCCCTATCACAGTTACGAAACGATCATCGACTTCCTCCGGGAAGCTTCCATCGATCCCAATGTCGAATCCATCAGCATCACTCTGTACCGGGTCGCGCGGTATTCCAGCATCGTCAACGCGCTGATCAATGCCTTGAGAAACAGAAAAGCCGTAACCGTCATCGTCGAGCTTCAGGCCCGGTTCGATGAAAAATCCAATATTTTCTGGGCCGAGAAGCTTAAGGAAGAAGGGGCCAATGTCATTTTCGGTTTCAGCGGCATGAAGGTCCATTCCAAGCTCTGCCTTGTTACGAGGAGAAACAGGAAGCGGGAGCTCGAATATTACAGCACAATCGGCACGGGAAATTTCAATGAAGATACGGCCAGGCTCTACACCGATACCTATCTTCTCACAGGCAGCAGAGAAATCGGAAAAGAGGTGGAATCTGTTTTCGCGTTTCTGATCAGATCCTATTATATCAAAGCTCCGGAATATCTGCTCCTTTCTCCTGTAACGAACAGAACGGGCATTACAGCTTGTATCGAAAGGGAGAAACAGAATGCTCTTGAGGGAAAACAAGCCTTTATTTATATAAAGATGAATAATTTTGCCGATGTCGATATGGGAGAAGCTCTTCTGCAGGCGGCGGAAGCCGGCGTTCGGGTAAAGATGCTCGTCCGGGGAATGTTTACGCTTCAGCTCGATGGGAAACGGGGCGGAGGCAACATAGAAGCGCGCAGTATTGTCGATAAATACCTGGAGCATTCGCGCTATCTGATTTTCTGCAACGGCGGAGATGAAAAAGTCTATATTACCTCTTCGGATCTGCAGCCGAGGAACCTCGACAGGCGTGTAGAGGTCAGCTGCCCCATATTGCATAAAAAACTCCGGAGGGAGATCATCGATATTTTTGAAATATACTGGCGGGATAATGTCAAAGCCCGGATCCTCGATTATTCACTGGCGAATAAATATGTCTCGGAGCAGGGAGACACTCCTTTCAGAGCTCAGGATGAGATCTATCGTTTCCTCAGCGGAAATACTGAGTCCTGA
- a CDS encoding Na/Pi cotransporter family protein — protein MSIWNLFSLVGGLAVFLFGMMEMNKHLTSIAGSKMKGIMLTLTKDKYRGYLTGLGITIVNQSSSATTVLEAALVGAGLMTFQQSLAVTLGAELGSTFLPQLVAFPSITKFSTFIVFIGFVLLISAKTKKSRHIGMTIFTFGLLFLGMDMMSSSLKPLRTYQPFIDLMKNVETPVLGIILGMLFTMIIQSSGATTGITIAMAMSGTISLEQAIPINLGAAVGTCITAVLGSITLNWEAKRSAYIHILFQLIGAFWVFILLSIPFQGERLYIWGIKWFTLHVLGTESLARQIAMGFTFMPVINHIIVFPNLKLIVKLFDRLFPEREAPKPFGPKYINNGLIGKSVELSLMMTRKEIIRVSEYIQEMISEMKVAFRSKNTEILGKFSELDSKVDILHKAIMTFLARLSQEELSSEESRRCMNYMYIQNELESIGDVIDKNIMVLAAKKIEKDLLFSEDGFHELEHLIYKVNKNFESLTAALRNDDSVEAMKVVNSYKDKDEEKYKEMHIGRLSKGLSESIATSSVHLDLISYFSRINSHIAYIAGRLTPADQQ, from the coding sequence ATGTCAATCTGGAATCTTTTTTCCCTGGTAGGAGGATTAGCCGTCTTTCTATTCGGGATGATGGAGATGAACAAACACCTGACATCAATTGCAGGCAGTAAAATGAAGGGTATCATGCTGACCCTGACCAAAGATAAATACAGAGGTTATCTGACCGGGTTGGGAATCACCATAGTCAATCAGTCTTCTTCCGCGACCACCGTACTGGAAGCGGCTCTTGTCGGGGCGGGATTGATGACTTTCCAGCAGAGTCTGGCTGTTACGCTCGGGGCGGAACTCGGTTCAACCTTCCTTCCTCAGCTGGTCGCCTTCCCTTCGATAACCAAATTTTCAACATTTATCGTATTTATAGGATTTGTTCTGCTGATTTCAGCAAAAACCAAAAAGAGCCGGCACATCGGCATGACCATATTTACTTTCGGACTGCTTTTTCTGGGAATGGATATGATGTCCTCTTCTCTGAAGCCCCTGAGAACATATCAGCCCTTTATCGATCTGATGAAGAATGTGGAAACACCTGTTCTCGGAATCATTCTGGGAATGCTTTTTACTATGATAATCCAATCATCGGGTGCCACAACGGGAATAACAATCGCCATGGCCATGTCAGGAACCATATCTCTCGAACAGGCCATTCCCATAAATCTCGGTGCGGCTGTAGGGACCTGTATAACAGCGGTTCTCGGAAGCATAACGCTCAACTGGGAAGCGAAGCGTTCCGCATATATCCATATCCTGTTCCAGCTGATCGGAGCTTTCTGGGTCTTTATCCTCCTGAGTATTCCCTTTCAGGGAGAAAGGCTGTATATCTGGGGGATAAAGTGGTTTACCCTTCATGTTCTGGGAACTGAGAGTCTAGCCCGGCAGATAGCCATGGGATTCACTTTTATGCCGGTTATCAACCATATAATCGTTTTTCCGAATCTTAAACTGATTGTCAAACTCTTTGACCGGTTATTCCCCGAAAGAGAAGCTCCCAAGCCATTCGGTCCTAAATACATTAACAACGGACTTATCGGGAAAAGCGTCGAACTTTCACTGATGATGACCAGAAAAGAAATTATCAGAGTCTCAGAATATATTCAGGAAATGATAAGTGAAATGAAAGTGGCTTTCCGAAGCAAAAATACGGAGATTCTTGGTAAATTCAGTGAACTGGACTCCAAAGTGGATATTCTTCACAAAGCGATTATGACATTCCTCGCCAGACTTTCACAGGAGGAGCTCTCTTCGGAAGAGTCCCGGCGCTGCATGAATTATATGTATATTCAGAATGAGCTTGAATCGATCGGAGATGTCATTGATAAGAATATAATGGTCCTGGCAGCGAAGAAAATAGAGAAGGATCTACTCTTTTCTGAAGATGGCTTTCACGAGCTGGAGCATCTGATTTACAAGGTCAACAAGAACTTTGAATCACTGACTGCTGCTCTCCGTAACGACGATAGTGTCGAGGCGATGAAAGTCGTCAATTCCTATAAGGACAAGGATGAGGAAAAATACAAAGAGATGCACATCGGAAGATTGTCCAAAGGCCTTTCCGAATCAATTGCCACTTCTTCTGTTCACCTCGATCTGATCTCCTATTTCAGCAGAATCAACAGCCATATAGCCTATATAGCCGGACGTTTGACTCCGGCTGATCAACAGTAA
- a CDS encoding sigma-54-dependent transcriptional regulator — protein MAEILVVDDEKNIIKSFQSLLSEEHRVYGASNRRKTLEIIGNQTIDVLFLDYNLSGENGLEILREVKKHKQDLCVVMISGQGNFEVIIQAMAMGAYDYLEKPLDIDKIQVILNRVLKTSRIEKVINFMVEEQSSYYSLNRIIGKSEAMQGIFKQIGLLLNKDISVLITGENGTGKELIARALHYGSRRKNEPFVAVNCSGLSESLLDNELFGHEKQAFTGADSRMIGKFEKAAEGTIFLDEIGEMPLVLQSKLLRVLQEREFHRLGGNKAVKMTARIIAATNVDIEREVENGQFRRDLFYRINATRLHVPPLKYRREDIPLMLDYFVSESNRKLNKKIKGLPEHILEKLMKYDWPGNVRELENTVTNMCIKTHGEIIEESAVPDYLMEKGSMAPIDHMDRFLSDFVRNNGEKCDLLEPLTEMMEQRLIRILRDEYNFNKSQIAEKMGISRVTLAKKMNRS, from the coding sequence ATGGCTGAGATTCTTGTTGTTGATGATGAGAAAAATATCATAAAGAGTTTTCAATCTCTTCTCTCCGAAGAGCACAGGGTTTATGGAGCATCTAACCGCAGGAAAACTCTGGAAATCATCGGGAATCAGACAATCGATGTCCTTTTTCTCGACTATAACCTTTCCGGAGAAAACGGACTGGAAATCCTCAGGGAAGTGAAGAAGCATAAGCAGGACCTCTGTGTCGTAATGATTTCAGGACAGGGCAACTTCGAAGTGATCATTCAGGCCATGGCCATGGGAGCCTATGATTATCTTGAAAAACCGCTCGATATTGACAAAATCCAGGTCATTTTGAACCGGGTACTGAAAACCAGCAGAATTGAGAAAGTTATTAATTTCATGGTTGAAGAGCAGAGCAGCTACTACAGCCTGAACCGGATTATCGGAAAATCCGAAGCCATGCAGGGCATTTTCAAGCAGATCGGCCTCCTCCTCAATAAAGATATTTCTGTATTGATTACAGGTGAGAACGGAACGGGAAAGGAATTGATTGCCAGAGCTCTCCATTACGGAAGCCGGAGAAAAAACGAACCTTTTGTCGCCGTGAACTGCTCCGGGTTAAGTGAATCACTATTGGATAATGAATTGTTCGGACATGAGAAACAGGCATTTACAGGGGCCGATTCCCGAATGATCGGAAAATTTGAAAAGGCCGCAGAGGGAACGATCTTCCTCGATGAAATCGGAGAGATGCCCCTCGTTCTTCAGTCCAAATTGCTCCGGGTATTGCAGGAAAGGGAATTTCACAGATTAGGCGGAAACAAAGCTGTAAAAATGACGGCGAGGATTATTGCCGCCACTAATGTGGACATTGAAAGAGAAGTCGAGAACGGGCAATTCCGACGGGATCTCTTTTACCGGATCAACGCCACCAGGCTCCATGTTCCCCCATTGAAATACCGTCGCGAAGATATCCCCTTAATGCTCGATTATTTTGTTTCGGAATCGAACAGAAAGCTGAATAAGAAGATAAAAGGATTACCTGAACATATTCTGGAAAAACTCATGAAGTATGACTGGCCCGGAAATGTCCGGGAGCTTGAGAATACTGTCACAAACATGTGCATTAAAACTCATGGTGAAATCATTGAGGAATCCGCTGTTCCCGATTATCTGATGGAAAAAGGGTCTATGGCTCCTATCGATCATATGGATCGGTTTCTCTCCGATTTTGTCAGAAACAATGGGGAGAAATGCGATTTGCTGGAGCCATTAACAGAAATGATGGAACAGCGGCTCATCAGGATTCTCCGGGATGAATACAATTTTAATAAATCCCAGATCGCGGAAAAAATGGGAATCAGCCGCGTCACTCTTGCAAAGAAAATGAACAGATCGTGA
- a CDS encoding histidine kinase dimerization/phospho-acceptor domain-containing protein: MNYYTRYITVHSEVESRLREGVSVYFKEFEIISQKCQTIVSIYSEKDFVIDHILNGDNPLFRQDIIDFYRMGVVDIIEIEDAKGEVIFRGHNPDRAGDSKIDQQLIQEGLDGNESIGFESGQTGFAIRAVAPIKNNRDIIGLFMAGERFSDEFVDNLKTLTLLENGIYRNNSKVVSTYDGLEILDETILAKLKKGEIYLGDQLQINGSPYHAIIKPIFSRGDYWGAVCLGISQQESERIFQYSNRQVIYIVLGGILLALVIYFLLARNINSSLEKVITGITNYSFDHPNLPIELEESDEFGIIARNFNDLIYKIEIYNKRIETLQNDLLKSAKLATAGQIAANLAHEIRNPLSSIKMMAQIVRSRYLKGPSGREEMDIILEEIDRINIKVKELLEFAKPSRMDFSRQDIHPIIDSLLNLLAYNLSENEINLTKDFDPGLPDLYVDGEKIRICFMNIIVNAVQAMPNGGELTISTKRFYNKAYITICNSCERELETDKFFEPFYTTKEDGTGLGLAISKLEIDRHNGDMEVSMIDGFICFKIILPLNDYGEDEYYG; this comes from the coding sequence ATGAACTATTATACGCGTTATATAACCGTTCATTCCGAAGTGGAAAGCCGGCTGCGCGAAGGGGTTTCGGTTTACTTTAAAGAATTTGAAATCATCAGTCAGAAATGCCAGACCATAGTATCCATTTATTCGGAAAAAGATTTCGTAATCGATCATATTCTCAATGGCGACAACCCTCTCTTCAGACAAGATATCATCGATTTTTACAGAATGGGTGTCGTTGATATCATTGAAATCGAAGATGCGAAAGGAGAAGTCATTTTCAGGGGACATAACCCCGACCGCGCCGGAGACAGCAAGATTGATCAACAGCTTATTCAGGAGGGGCTTGATGGCAATGAGAGCATCGGCTTTGAATCCGGACAGACAGGCTTTGCCATACGGGCCGTAGCGCCTATAAAAAATAACAGGGATATTATCGGGCTGTTTATGGCCGGGGAACGGTTTTCCGATGAATTTGTTGACAATCTGAAAACTCTGACACTCCTGGAAAATGGAATATACCGGAATAACAGCAAGGTCGTTTCCACCTATGATGGGTTGGAAATTCTCGATGAAACCATTCTTGCAAAATTGAAAAAGGGTGAAATCTACCTGGGAGATCAATTACAGATCAACGGTTCGCCCTATCATGCCATTATAAAGCCTATTTTTTCACGGGGAGATTACTGGGGAGCAGTCTGCCTCGGGATTTCCCAGCAGGAGAGTGAACGAATATTTCAATATTCCAATAGACAGGTCATATACATTGTCCTTGGCGGAATCCTCCTGGCCCTCGTTATCTATTTTCTTCTGGCCCGGAACATAAACAGTTCTCTTGAGAAAGTTATAACCGGTATTACCAATTACAGTTTCGATCACCCCAATTTGCCCATAGAGCTGGAGGAAAGTGATGAGTTCGGGATAATTGCCCGGAATTTTAATGATCTGATTTATAAAATCGAAATTTACAACAAGAGAATAGAAACACTCCAAAACGACCTCTTAAAGTCGGCGAAACTGGCAACGGCCGGGCAGATCGCGGCAAATCTGGCCCATGAAATAAGAAATCCGCTCAGTTCTATAAAAATGATGGCCCAGATAGTCCGTTCCAGATACCTGAAGGGACCTTCCGGCAGAGAAGAGATGGATATCATTCTGGAAGAGATTGACAGAATAAACATTAAGGTAAAAGAGCTTCTCGAGTTTGCCAAACCAAGCCGTATGGATTTCTCCCGGCAGGACATCCATCCGATCATCGACAGTCTTCTCAATCTTCTCGCCTATAATCTGTCTGAAAATGAGATCAACCTGACAAAGGATTTTGATCCCGGCCTGCCGGACCTCTATGTTGATGGGGAAAAAATCAGAATCTGTTTTATGAACATTATAGTCAATGCCGTACAGGCTATGCCTAACGGCGGAGAACTGACTATATCTACAAAACGATTTTACAATAAGGCCTACATAACTATCTGTAACAGTTGCGAGCGGGAACTGGAAACAGACAAGTTTTTCGAGCCTTTTTATACTACAAAAGAAGATGGCACCGGCCTGGGACTGGCTATTTCCAAACTTGAGATCGATCGGCATAACGGAGATATGGAAGTTTCAATGATCGATGGATTTATCTGTTTCAAAATCATTCTGCCACTTAATGATTACGGGGAGGATGAATACTATGGCTGA
- a CDS encoding sodium-translocating pyrophosphatase: MNPAVLSALLIGLFFLIIAVYRALWIFRQPVKEGKIKEISYYISEGAMAFLKREYIVLIPFILIIALLLLLGNKGVLKWQVLSFILGSTSSALAGYIGMKVATASNSRTVTAAEEDLNSALKVAFTGGSIMGLSVAGLAVLGIFVVLFTGEQLFGFETTTLRETVLPILTGFSLGASTVALFARVGGGIFTKAADVGADLVGKVEAGIPEDDPRNPAVIADNVGDNVGDVAGMGADLFESFIGSLIGAMILGINAPALEIMQRKLVFFPLYMIGIGGIASVAGMMMVRIKKGISPQKALNRGSFGAAVLTVAILIPFSLYFFGTLETNDGTGVYQILLTSVLGLIAGVAIGLITEYFTGTEKKPVIRIVKSCETGSATNLIAGLGVGMQSTMMPILIIAGTILGSYFLAGFYGIGISALGMLMTVSIQLAVDAYGPIADNAGGLAVMGELSRKVRERTDSLDAVGNTTAAVGKGFAIGSAALTSIILFASFQKAAGLSSIDLMNPAVLAGILVGSMIPYLFSSLAMDAVGKAAFAMIKEVRRQFNENPGILKGTALPDYKKCIDISTKSALTQMALPGLIATAVPVLTGFFGGAYMLAGILVGVTASGVLMATFMSNSGGAWDNAKKMLEADNNIDKSSETYKASVVGDTVGDPFKDTAGPSLNILIKLMAVISLVIAPML; encoded by the coding sequence ATGAATCCAGCTGTTCTTTCAGCATTGTTAATAGGATTATTCTTCCTGATAATTGCTGTATACAGAGCTCTGTGGATATTCAGACAACCGGTCAAAGAAGGGAAAATCAAGGAAATTTCCTATTACATCTCAGAAGGAGCTATGGCTTTTCTTAAAAGGGAGTACATTGTGCTCATTCCCTTCATACTTATTATTGCTTTACTCTTGCTGCTTGGAAACAAAGGAGTTTTGAAATGGCAGGTCCTCAGCTTCATACTCGGTTCGACATCTTCAGCTCTAGCCGGTTATATAGGGATGAAAGTGGCAACCGCTTCTAACTCGCGAACAGTGACAGCTGCTGAGGAAGATCTCAATTCCGCACTGAAAGTGGCCTTTACCGGCGGGAGTATTATGGGGCTGAGCGTTGCCGGACTCGCCGTGCTGGGAATCTTCGTCGTACTGTTTACCGGAGAGCAGCTCTTCGGTTTTGAGACAACCACATTACGGGAAACCGTTTTACCCATCCTGACAGGCTTTTCTCTCGGTGCATCCACAGTAGCGCTTTTCGCTCGTGTGGGTGGTGGTATTTTTACCAAAGCTGCCGATGTGGGTGCCGATCTCGTTGGTAAAGTTGAGGCGGGAATTCCTGAGGACGATCCCAGAAACCCTGCAGTTATCGCCGATAACGTAGGAGATAATGTAGGAGATGTGGCTGGAATGGGAGCCGACCTTTTCGAGTCCTTTATCGGTTCTCTGATCGGAGCTATGATTCTGGGAATCAACGCTCCGGCACTGGAAATCATGCAGAGAAAACTCGTTTTCTTTCCTCTTTATATGATCGGGATCGGAGGGATCGCCTCTGTCGCCGGAATGATGATGGTTCGCATTAAAAAAGGCATTTCTCCTCAGAAAGCTCTCAACAGAGGCTCTTTCGGTGCAGCTGTTCTTACGGTGGCCATTCTCATTCCCTTTTCTCTTTATTTTTTCGGAACACTGGAAACCAATGACGGGACGGGAGTCTATCAGATCCTTCTGACATCGGTTCTCGGCCTCATCGCGGGAGTCGCCATCGGACTGATAACCGAATACTTTACCGGAACAGAGAAGAAACCGGTCATTCGAATTGTAAAATCCTGTGAGACCGGTTCGGCGACAAACCTTATTGCCGGCCTGGGAGTCGGTATGCAGTCGACAATGATGCCGATCCTCATTATTGCCGGAACAATTCTCGGCAGTTATTTTCTGGCCGGTTTTTATGGAATCGGAATCAGCGCCCTGGGTATGCTTATGACAGTGAGTATTCAGCTCGCTGTTGATGCCTACGGTCCCATAGCTGATAATGCCGGAGGGTTGGCCGTCATGGGAGAATTATCCAGGAAAGTGAGAGAAAGAACTGATTCCCTTGATGCTGTCGGAAATACGACAGCTGCTGTTGGAAAGGGTTTTGCTATCGGTTCGGCGGCTTTAACGTCGATTATCCTTTTTGCTTCTTTTCAGAAAGCGGCCGGACTGTCGTCTATAGACCTTATGAATCCTGCTGTCTTAGCCGGAATCCTTGTGGGAAGCATGATTCCCTATCTCTTTTCATCTCTGGCTATGGATGCTGTTGGAAAAGCCGCTTTCGCCATGATCAAAGAGGTTCGGCGCCAGTTTAATGAGAATCCCGGAATCCTGAAGGGTACAGCTCTACCCGACTATAAGAAATGTATCGATATCAGTACAAAATCCGCCCTGACCCAGATGGCACTGCCCGGATTGATTGCAACGGCTGTCCCTGTACTTACGGGTTTTTTCGGTGGTGCCTATATGCTGGCGGGTATTCTTGTCGGTGTTACTGCGTCGGGAGTCCTTATGGCGACATTTATGTCCAATTCGGGCGGTGCATGGGACAACGCCAAAAAAATGCTGGAAGCGGACAATAACATAGATAAATCAAGCGAAACTTATAAAGCTTCTGTCGTAGGAGATACCGTTGGCGATCCCTTTAAAGACACGGCAGGTCCTTCTCTTAACATTCTAATTAAATTAATGGCTGTAATTTCACTGGTCATAGCACCTATGCTTTAA